From a region of the Citricoccus muralis genome:
- a CDS encoding MFS transporter, translated as MSQSPPRTANGGPLSPPGRPAVPGGLWNRGFVLACLANIMMFFNVHFLLSTVAAYTVARFAVGDTVGGAVASVFIVGTLISRLLAGPLIERFGSRPLLLVGFIAFIVAPLLYWASGEVWALLLVRAVHGLTFGVSSSVIAAAAVNRVPGTRMSEGTSHYSSSTLIGVAAGPMVGLALGGTGFGTVAVIASAVSLAGLVIALFMDVRPRDSEPALETPDVPEVPAVVETDGAATAAAQNPSAPPEAARPWWARYVEPGAAPTAAIGALYSLGYAGIVTFLATLVSERDFGTVASLFFAVYAGTVLVSRLFTGRLMDRRGANIVMLPAFLLFAAGLATIAVAGTVMALMAAAVLVGLGYGQLQSAGQVICVTQVPRERAGMGASTYFLGIDAGMGLGPLLAGALVQWWGTTGLYWVLAGFLVALVPVYWLVQGRHLQRGRS; from the coding sequence ATGTCCCAGTCGCCGCCCCGCACCGCCAACGGGGGTCCTCTCTCACCTCCGGGCAGGCCAGCCGTCCCTGGCGGGCTCTGGAATCGGGGCTTCGTGCTCGCCTGCCTGGCGAACATCATGATGTTCTTCAACGTGCACTTCCTGCTGTCCACGGTGGCGGCTTACACGGTGGCCCGGTTCGCAGTGGGCGACACCGTCGGGGGCGCCGTGGCCTCCGTCTTCATCGTGGGCACCCTCATCTCCCGACTGCTGGCCGGCCCCCTGATCGAACGCTTCGGCTCCCGCCCCCTGTTGCTGGTGGGGTTCATCGCCTTCATCGTGGCCCCCTTGCTCTACTGGGCCTCCGGTGAGGTCTGGGCACTGTTGCTCGTGCGCGCCGTGCACGGGCTGACCTTCGGGGTCTCCTCCTCCGTCATCGCCGCGGCCGCCGTGAACCGTGTGCCCGGGACCCGGATGTCCGAGGGCACCAGCCACTATTCGTCCTCCACACTGATCGGCGTGGCTGCCGGACCGATGGTCGGCCTGGCCCTGGGCGGCACGGGATTCGGCACCGTGGCCGTCATCGCCTCGGCCGTCTCCCTGGCCGGCCTCGTCATCGCCCTGTTCATGGACGTGCGCCCCCGGGACTCGGAGCCTGCTCTTGAGACTCCTGACGTTCCTGAGGTTCCAGCTGTGGTGGAGACCGATGGTGCCGCCACCGCTGCCGCCCAGAACCCCAGCGCACCTCCCGAGGCCGCGCGCCCGTGGTGGGCCCGATACGTGGAGCCCGGCGCGGCCCCCACCGCCGCCATCGGGGCCCTGTACTCGCTGGGCTACGCGGGCATCGTGACCTTCCTGGCCACCCTGGTCTCGGAACGCGACTTCGGCACCGTGGCCAGCCTGTTCTTCGCCGTCTACGCCGGCACCGTCCTCGTCTCCCGGCTCTTCACGGGGCGGCTGATGGACCGCAGGGGCGCCAACATCGTGATGCTCCCGGCGTTCCTGCTCTTCGCGGCCGGCCTGGCGACCATCGCCGTGGCCGGCACCGTGATGGCACTCATGGCCGCGGCGGTCCTCGTGGGCCTCGGCTACGGTCAGCTGCAGTCCGCCGGTCAGGTCATCTGTGTGACCCAGGTGCCCCGCGAACGGGCCGGCATGGGTGCTTCCACGTACTTCTTGGGGATCGACGCCGGCATGGGCCTGGGCCCCCTGCTCGCCGGCGCGTTGGTCCAGTGGTGGGGCACCACCGGCCTCTACTGGGTCCTGGCCGGGTTCCTGGTGGCGCTGGTCCCGGTCTACTGGCTGGTCCAGGGGCGCCACCTTCAACGGGGACGGTCTTGA
- a CDS encoding Fur family transcriptional regulator, whose translation MTQSTPAETPDQKGRALTGAAPLAWAARMRSAGLRVTKQRLAVLDALHAYPHATADTVLEHVRQSLPGITVQSIYTVLHSLTGAGLLRQLDLANSPARYETRVADNHHHAVCTECGRIEDVACAVGHAPCLHPSETHGMIIRIADVVYQGLCADCASAQPAQAAPTGTREVPTMPREARQG comes from the coding sequence ATGACCCAGAGCACCCCCGCCGAGACCCCTGACCAGAAAGGGCGAGCCCTCACCGGAGCTGCCCCTCTGGCCTGGGCGGCCCGCATGCGGTCGGCGGGGCTGCGGGTCACCAAGCAGCGGCTCGCCGTCCTGGACGCCCTGCACGCATACCCGCACGCCACGGCGGACACGGTGCTGGAGCACGTGCGCCAGAGCCTGCCGGGGATCACGGTGCAGTCCATCTACACCGTGCTGCACTCCCTGACCGGCGCCGGCCTGCTCCGCCAGCTGGACCTGGCCAACTCACCGGCACGGTATGAGACCCGCGTGGCGGACAACCACCATCACGCTGTCTGCACCGAGTGCGGACGCATCGAGGACGTCGCCTGTGCCGTCGGCCATGCGCCCTGCCTGCACCCCTCCGAGACGCACGGCATGATCATCCGGATCGCCGACGTCGTCTATCAGGGCCTGTGCGCGGACTGCGCCTCCGCTCAGCCGGCGCAAGCCGCGCCTACCGGGACCCGTGAGGTCCCCACCATGCCCCGGGAAGCCCGCCAGGGCTGA
- a CDS encoding flavin-containing monooxygenase, protein MSTSESSSAPELLAVVVIGAGQAGLSAAGQLKRKGLEPWEDFVVLDANDGPGGAWRHRWDSLTFDAAHGIHDLPGLPLGTPDPAEPASRVVSRYYGTYEQEHGLPVVRPAKVESVVHHVEQTVPNAAASGHGTFTVTTADGRTWRARTVINATGTWDSPYIPYYPGIAEFTGRQLHTRGFTAAEDFTGQRVLVVGGGTSALQFLLQLDAAGAHTVWSTRRAPDWTDRFFDSSWGVNVEASVSARTTMGLPPLSVVAATGLPVTDQYLAGLASGVLISRGPLRRITPTGVVLDGPGPDGGPVPSQGPVADALLAPDGTAAGGLGRVSALPGRACTTLSAEDPLTTWETPVDVILWATGFRASLDHLSPVHIRERGGGVVMAADGVSVAKSPGLFLVGYGASASTIGATRAGRRAAVEAVRTVEAVEAAAGAPMTSK, encoded by the coding sequence GTGAGCACATCTGAGAGTTCCTCCGCGCCCGAGCTGCTGGCCGTCGTCGTGATCGGGGCCGGGCAGGCGGGACTGAGCGCCGCCGGGCAACTGAAGCGCAAAGGCCTGGAACCCTGGGAGGACTTCGTGGTCCTCGACGCCAATGATGGTCCTGGTGGCGCCTGGCGCCACCGCTGGGACTCCCTGACCTTCGACGCCGCGCACGGGATCCACGACCTTCCCGGCCTGCCCCTGGGGACCCCGGATCCGGCCGAGCCGGCCAGCCGGGTCGTCTCGCGATACTACGGCACCTACGAGCAGGAACACGGCCTGCCGGTGGTCCGTCCCGCCAAGGTCGAGTCGGTGGTGCACCACGTGGAGCAGACGGTTCCGAATGCGGCCGCGAGCGGGCACGGCACCTTCACCGTCACCACCGCGGACGGGCGCACCTGGCGGGCCCGCACGGTCATCAACGCCACCGGCACCTGGGACAGCCCCTATATCCCGTACTACCCGGGGATCGCGGAGTTCACCGGCAGGCAACTGCACACGCGGGGGTTCACAGCGGCCGAGGACTTCACGGGCCAACGGGTCCTCGTGGTCGGCGGCGGCACCTCCGCGCTGCAGTTCCTCCTCCAACTGGACGCGGCCGGGGCCCACACCGTGTGGAGCACCCGCCGCGCGCCGGACTGGACGGACCGCTTCTTCGACTCCTCATGGGGTGTGAACGTGGAGGCCTCCGTCTCCGCCCGCACCACCATGGGCCTGCCTCCACTGTCCGTGGTGGCCGCCACGGGCCTGCCCGTCACGGACCAATACCTCGCCGGCCTCGCCTCGGGCGTGCTCATCAGCCGGGGCCCGCTACGCCGGATCACCCCCACCGGCGTGGTCCTGGACGGCCCGGGGCCCGACGGCGGCCCGGTCCCCTCCCAGGGGCCCGTCGCCGATGCGCTGCTTGCGCCGGACGGCACCGCGGCCGGCGGCCTGGGCCGGGTGTCCGCCTTGCCGGGCCGCGCCTGCACCACTCTCTCGGCCGAGGACCCGCTGACCACCTGGGAGACGCCGGTGGACGTCATCCTCTGGGCGACCGGGTTCCGGGCCTCCCTGGACCACCTGTCCCCCGTGCACATCCGCGAGCGCGGGGGCGGCGTGGTGATGGCGGCGGACGGGGTGTCCGTGGCGAAGAGCCCCGGACTCTTCCTGGTGGGCTACGGCGCCTCCGCCTCGACGATCGGGGCCACCCGGGCGGGGCGACGAGCCGCCGTGGAGGCAGTGAGGACCGTGGAAGCCGTGGAGGCAGCGGCGGGGGCCCCGATGACCTCCAAGTAA
- a CDS encoding bifunctional methylenetetrahydrofolate dehydrogenase/methenyltetrahydrofolate cyclohydrolase gives MTAQKLDGRATAAAIKKELTERVEVLRGQGVVPGLGTVLVGEDPGSQSYVAGKHRDCAEVGITSIRRDLPDSTTEDELLAVVQELNANDECTGYIVQLPLPKHIDTDRILEAIDPDKDADGLHPMNLGRLVASVGGELTSPLPCTPKGCVELLKHYGIELAGKLVLVIGRGVTIGRPAGLVLTRRDVNATVVLAHTGTKDLKAELARADVIIAAAGVAHMVKPEDVKEGVVVLDVGVSRVTGEDGKAKITGDVDPAVAEKASWMAPNPGGVGPMTRVELLANVVEAAERAVAARI, from the coding sequence ATGACCGCACAGAAGCTCGACGGCCGCGCCACTGCCGCCGCCATCAAGAAGGAACTCACCGAACGCGTCGAGGTACTCCGTGGCCAGGGTGTGGTGCCCGGGCTGGGGACCGTGCTGGTGGGGGAGGACCCTGGTTCGCAGTCCTACGTGGCCGGCAAGCACCGTGACTGCGCCGAGGTGGGCATCACCTCCATCCGCCGTGACCTGCCCGATTCCACCACGGAGGACGAACTCCTCGCGGTGGTCCAGGAGCTGAACGCCAATGACGAGTGCACCGGGTACATCGTGCAGTTGCCGTTGCCGAAGCACATCGACACGGACCGGATCCTGGAGGCCATCGACCCGGACAAGGATGCCGATGGCCTGCACCCGATGAACCTGGGCCGGCTGGTCGCCTCCGTGGGCGGCGAGCTCACCTCCCCGCTGCCGTGCACGCCGAAGGGCTGTGTGGAGTTGCTGAAGCACTATGGAATCGAGCTGGCGGGCAAGCTCGTGCTGGTCATCGGCCGCGGCGTGACGATCGGCCGTCCGGCCGGCCTCGTGCTGACCCGCCGGGATGTCAACGCCACCGTGGTCCTGGCCCACACCGGGACGAAGGACCTCAAGGCGGAGCTGGCCCGGGCGGATGTCATCATCGCGGCCGCGGGCGTGGCCCACATGGTCAAGCCGGAGGACGTCAAGGAGGGCGTGGTCGTGCTGGACGTGGGCGTTTCCCGCGTCACCGGCGAGGACGGCAAGGCGAAGATCACCGGTGACGTGGATCCGGCCGTGGCCGAGAAGGCGTCCTGGATGGCACCCAACCCCGGCGGCGTCGGACCGATGACCCGGGTGGAACTGCTGGCCAACGTGGTGGAGGCGGCCGAGCGGGCCGTCGCCGCACGGATCTGA
- a CDS encoding MFS transporter produces MTAQHPAPRPARPPGGNKILVVLLVPLFMSLMSVSVVNVALPAIEGGLNASSADLQWVLAGYALSFGVVLVAAGRAGDLWGRKPIFIAGILLFTVGSLASGLSVDPLMLNLSRVVTGLGSGLLNPQIIGIIQNVFHGRARGRAYGLFGTVVGLGVAIGPTLGGVILGALGPEWGWRTTFLINVPFGVLSAVLAAAWLRPPARVRSEEARRSLGALDPIGAVLLAAAVVCLMVPFILPGTWLLLAAAAVLLAAWWLWEQRMKSRFPATGRAPMVDPALFRIPSFSYSTVATAFLLGAMPGLWAVQAIVTQQGLGYSALAAGMTSLPTALAVMALSPWIGSHVHRRGPLFVVAGAVLALGAVALGMVAFHQIALGAWPFWTLALCLFPFGPAQALLMTSSQVLTMHEVPPHAAGAAGGVSQTAQRVLTATGLAAVTGAFYASLAASGTGAAPGGADVTAADAAAVAVAYGEAADTALLVVMGLLAVTLVAGVLDYIRRYRGGTLVLED; encoded by the coding sequence TTGACGGCGCAGCACCCCGCGCCGCGGCCGGCCCGGCCGCCCGGCGGGAACAAGATCCTCGTGGTGCTCCTGGTGCCCCTGTTCATGTCCCTCATGAGCGTCAGCGTGGTCAACGTGGCCCTGCCGGCGATCGAGGGCGGCCTGAACGCCAGCTCCGCCGATCTCCAATGGGTGCTGGCCGGCTACGCCCTGTCCTTCGGCGTGGTGCTCGTGGCCGCGGGCCGAGCCGGCGACCTCTGGGGGCGCAAGCCGATCTTCATTGCCGGCATCCTGCTGTTCACCGTGGGATCGCTGGCCTCCGGCCTGTCCGTGGACCCCCTCATGCTCAACCTGTCCCGCGTGGTGACGGGCCTGGGGTCCGGACTGCTCAATCCGCAGATCATCGGCATCATCCAGAACGTCTTCCACGGCCGGGCCCGCGGGCGCGCCTACGGGCTGTTCGGCACCGTGGTGGGGCTGGGCGTGGCCATCGGGCCGACCCTGGGCGGGGTGATCCTCGGTGCCCTCGGGCCCGAGTGGGGATGGCGCACCACCTTCCTGATCAACGTCCCTTTCGGCGTGCTGTCCGCTGTCCTGGCTGCAGCCTGGCTCCGCCCACCGGCACGGGTCCGCTCCGAGGAGGCCCGGCGCAGCCTGGGGGCCCTGGACCCCATCGGAGCTGTGCTCCTGGCTGCCGCCGTCGTCTGCCTGATGGTCCCGTTCATCCTGCCCGGCACATGGCTCCTGCTGGCCGCGGCGGCCGTGCTGCTTGCGGCCTGGTGGCTGTGGGAGCAGCGCATGAAGAGCAGGTTCCCGGCCACCGGACGTGCGCCCATGGTGGACCCAGCCCTGTTCCGCATCCCCTCGTTCAGCTACAGCACGGTGGCCACCGCATTCCTCCTGGGGGCCATGCCCGGGCTGTGGGCCGTCCAGGCCATCGTGACGCAGCAGGGGCTCGGATACTCGGCCCTGGCCGCCGGGATGACCTCGCTGCCCACGGCGCTGGCGGTCATGGCCCTCTCGCCGTGGATCGGCAGCCATGTCCACCGCCGCGGGCCCCTGTTCGTGGTGGCCGGCGCCGTGCTGGCCCTGGGTGCGGTGGCCCTGGGCATGGTCGCGTTCCACCAGATCGCCCTCGGTGCGTGGCCCTTCTGGACCCTCGCGCTCTGCCTGTTCCCCTTCGGGCCGGCCCAGGCGCTGCTGATGACCAGCTCCCAGGTCCTGACCATGCACGAGGTCCCGCCCCACGCCGCCGGGGCCGCCGGCGGCGTCTCCCAGACGGCCCAGCGGGTGCTGACCGCCACGGGGCTGGCCGCCGTCACCGGCGCGTTCTACGCTTCCCTGGCGGCGTCCGGCACCGGCGCCGCCCCGGGCGGTGCTGATGTCACGGCCGCCGATGCGGCCGCCGTGGCCGTCGCCTATGGAGAGGCCGCTGACACGGCCCTGCTGGTGGTCATGGGGCTCCTGGCCGTGACCCTCGTCGCGGGCGTGCTCGACTACATCCGCCGGTACCGCGGCGGCACCCTGGTCCTCGAGGACTGA
- a CDS encoding catalase — MTETTPHGTGSTTQAGIPAVSDRNSLTVGADGPIVLHDHHLVETLAHFNRMNVPERRPHAKGAGAFGTLEITEDISQWTKADFLQPGKKTDMLARFSTVAGELGSPDTWRDVRGFSLKFYTEEGNFDLVGNNTPVFFVRDPMKFPHFIRSQKRMPDSGLRDGTMQWDFWTQNPETAHQVTYLMGERGLPKSWRTMNGYSSHTYSLVNAAGERFWVKWAFESQQGVENLSNAEAERLAGADAEYHRRDLRDAIAEGNFPKWDLYFQIMPYDEAKTYRFNPFDLTKTWSKKDYPRHKVGTMTLNRNPENFFAQIEQAAFSPANMVPGTGNSPDKMLLGRNFAYADAQRYRIGTNFQQLPVNKPINPVHTYNFEGNMWYEHTGARSMYAPNSFGDSWSDETGPVDNGWEADGALTREAYTLREDDGDFVQPGILVREVFNDAQRDEFVATVSGALDGVQEPVLSNAFQYWKNVDATIGQRIEDAVKANADGAEVPGMGVDRDR, encoded by the coding sequence ATGACGGAAACCACCCCGCACGGTACCGGTTCCACCACTCAGGCCGGCATCCCCGCCGTCAGCGACCGCAACTCGCTGACCGTGGGCGCTGACGGCCCGATCGTCCTGCACGACCACCACCTGGTGGAGACCCTGGCCCACTTCAACCGGATGAACGTCCCCGAGCGCCGTCCGCACGCCAAGGGCGCCGGCGCCTTCGGAACTCTGGAGATCACCGAGGACATCTCGCAGTGGACCAAGGCCGACTTCCTCCAGCCCGGCAAGAAGACCGACATGCTCGCGCGCTTCTCCACCGTGGCCGGAGAGCTCGGCTCCCCGGACACCTGGCGCGATGTGCGCGGCTTCTCGCTGAAGTTCTACACCGAAGAGGGCAACTTCGACCTGGTCGGCAACAACACGCCGGTCTTCTTCGTGCGCGACCCCATGAAGTTCCCGCACTTCATCCGCTCCCAGAAGCGCATGCCGGACTCCGGCCTGCGTGACGGCACCATGCAGTGGGACTTCTGGACCCAGAACCCCGAAACCGCCCACCAGGTCACCTATCTCATGGGCGAGCGCGGCCTGCCCAAGTCCTGGCGCACCATGAACGGGTACTCCTCCCACACCTACTCGTTGGTCAACGCCGCCGGCGAGCGCTTCTGGGTCAAGTGGGCCTTCGAGTCCCAGCAGGGCGTGGAGAACCTCTCCAACGCCGAGGCCGAGCGCCTGGCCGGTGCGGACGCCGAGTACCACCGCCGCGACCTGCGTGACGCGATCGCCGAAGGCAACTTCCCGAAGTGGGACCTGTACTTCCAGATCATGCCGTACGACGAGGCCAAGACCTACCGGTTCAACCCCTTCGACCTGACCAAGACCTGGTCGAAGAAGGACTACCCGCGGCACAAGGTCGGCACCATGACCCTGAACCGCAACCCGGAGAACTTCTTCGCCCAGATCGAGCAGGCAGCCTTCTCCCCCGCCAACATGGTCCCGGGCACCGGCAACTCCCCGGACAAGATGCTGCTGGGCCGCAACTTTGCCTACGCGGACGCCCAGCGCTACCGCATCGGCACCAACTTCCAGCAGCTGCCGGTCAACAAGCCGATCAACCCCGTGCACACCTACAACTTCGAGGGCAACATGTGGTACGAGCACACCGGTGCCCGCTCCATGTATGCCCCGAACTCCTTCGGTGACTCCTGGTCGGACGAGACCGGCCCGGTGGACAACGGCTGGGAGGCCGACGGCGCCCTGACTCGCGAGGCCTACACCCTCCGCGAGGACGACGGCGACTTCGTGCAGCCGGGCATCCTCGTCCGCGAGGTGTTCAACGACGCCCAGCGCGACGAGTTCGTGGCCACCGTCTCCGGCGCCCTGGACGGCGTCCAGGAGCCGGTCCTGTCCAACGCCTTCCAGTACTGGAAGAACGTGGACGCCACCATCGGCCAGCGCATCGAGGACGCCGTCAAGGCCAACGCCGACGGCGCCGAGGTCCCGGGCATGGGCGTCGACCGCGACCGCTAA
- the glyA gene encoding serine hydroxymethyltransferase — translation MAGLNTQPLAEVDPEIAAVLGQELGRQRDTLEMIASENFVPRAILETQGSVLTNKYAEGYPGRRYYGGCEYVDVAENLAIERAKSLFGAEHVNVQPHAGAQANVALMTALMQPGDTLMGLSLAHGGHLTHGMKLNFSGKTYDIAAYEVDPDTYRIDMDKVREKALEAKPAVIVAGWSAYPRQLDFEAFRSIADEVGAKLWVDMAHFAGLVAAGLHPNPVPHADVVTSTAHKTLAGPRSGFILSKEEYKKKIDSAVFPGQQGGPLMHAIAGKAVAFKIAASEEFAERQRRTIEGAQLLAERLTAADVTEHGISILTGGTDVHLILVDLRHAELDGRQAEDLLHEVGITVNRNSVPFDPRPPMTTSGLRIGTPALATRGFGATEFTEVADIIAQTLKPSPDVPALRARVQKLAEDFPLYEGLEGW, via the coding sequence GTGGCCGGGCTGAACACCCAGCCCCTGGCCGAGGTTGATCCCGAGATCGCCGCCGTCCTGGGGCAGGAACTCGGCCGCCAGCGGGACACCCTGGAGATGATCGCCTCCGAGAACTTCGTCCCGCGGGCGATCCTCGAGACCCAGGGGTCGGTCCTGACCAACAAGTACGCCGAGGGCTACCCCGGCCGCCGCTACTACGGCGGTTGCGAGTACGTGGACGTGGCGGAGAACCTGGCGATCGAGCGGGCCAAGTCCCTGTTCGGCGCGGAGCACGTCAACGTCCAGCCTCATGCCGGCGCGCAGGCCAACGTGGCCCTGATGACCGCCCTGATGCAGCCCGGTGACACCCTCATGGGCCTGTCCCTGGCGCACGGCGGTCACCTGACCCACGGTATGAAGCTCAACTTCTCCGGCAAGACCTATGACATCGCCGCCTACGAGGTGGATCCGGACACCTACCGGATCGACATGGACAAGGTGCGCGAGAAGGCACTGGAGGCCAAGCCCGCCGTGATCGTGGCCGGCTGGTCTGCCTACCCGCGCCAGCTCGACTTCGAGGCCTTCCGCTCCATTGCGGATGAGGTCGGAGCCAAGCTCTGGGTGGACATGGCCCACTTCGCCGGCCTGGTGGCCGCCGGACTGCACCCGAACCCGGTGCCGCACGCCGACGTCGTGACCTCCACCGCACACAAGACGCTGGCCGGCCCGCGCTCGGGATTCATCCTCTCCAAGGAGGAGTACAAGAAGAAGATCGACTCCGCTGTCTTCCCGGGCCAGCAGGGCGGGCCGCTGATGCACGCGATCGCCGGCAAGGCCGTGGCCTTCAAGATCGCCGCCTCCGAGGAGTTCGCCGAGCGCCAGCGCCGCACCATCGAGGGCGCCCAGCTCCTCGCCGAGCGGTTGACCGCGGCCGACGTGACCGAGCACGGCATCTCCATCCTGACCGGGGGCACCGATGTGCACCTGATCCTCGTGGACCTGCGCCATGCCGAACTGGACGGTCGCCAGGCCGAGGACCTGTTGCACGAGGTCGGCATCACCGTGAACCGCAACTCGGTCCCGTTCGATCCGCGCCCGCCGATGACCACCTCCGGGCTGCGCATCGGCACGCCGGCGCTGGCCACCCGCGGCTTCGGCGCCACGGAGTTCACCGAGGTCGCAGACATCATCGCCCAGACCCTCAAGCCGTCCCCGGACGTGCCGGCCCTGCGCGCCCGCGTGCAGAAGCTGGCCGAGGACTTCCCGCTGTACGAGGGCCTCGAGGGCTGGTGA